One Osmerus eperlanus chromosome 16, fOsmEpe2.1, whole genome shotgun sequence DNA segment encodes these proteins:
- the LOC134036982 gene encoding interferon-induced very large GTPase 1-like, with translation MENKLFAVDAKGNEKEHYDMSDTTSRAMGNSGFPLKNVTPHLTIALVGDVDAVTIGTENLLLYQDDLYNEVDEYSQIASRLYDLSGRHISVINMLGLNGVDFEKALQKHFCSQLKRNNQDVNAFLLLKPLGQHTSTDRTGPERLQEILGERYTECAVSLFTYENVKERETLIDDLKGKRAFIELMEKYGGRYHICNKLMNDPTEMLSLVEKINLLVSENKLHGYTVKMYEDEIQRRQEHLKAKAKHHKGQSLEQTESGETECVGGNVCVGEDKKQHFLEGKPHTEDSTENKLSICVEVGELLSRLNLLRRYEDKLTMADVLVINPSSPRQQETLTEKELVWIFLQKILAMDYTCRSTMVKESSDHTHVEDSSFDDFFEENTTTADSGNLQSHVHPMDLQMAVFHCSDTFLQQYIVSKLSLCQYALPFLVPNLITKEIECPLWAFRQIKKSWKSTDDSNTTTSKSMPISQAKTPMVAVFRLGSIPTSKSQLLSNLMNPRHSTFFHRNCPGSTKSSLLMNGVVEIAWYCPSGQPTDAFNDCVAFCNLHGDAVANEKHRNILSESASVNIVLITSPGKDEKTKAVLQKLFKSNKPLICLFTDENTPATAMKGKYKMGLRDLSQADVSEALQKIIRESLSGSSCTFQLQEMVKNTEVQVNENYEDCLTGKNAALSMKGLIKGIQLSTIKQNTLPCQGELWHKWCDKNKELYRLTGNIEMENSRIQKEMKQIRKEQKKCAFSEYLQLFVANLQSLTGRERLFFLKWVGIQLDELSSNELSHIHHKYNEKWSEVLNLKKKHVKTEQLANQQKELENISVELLAATFGLEHLFREIGQIYEAYASLGNAEVVCNLPELAAELMISGHPVELMDGDAAHVPLTWIKSVLDQVIKKLGDQRVFVLSVLGIQSTGKSTMLNAMFGLQFAVSAGRCTRGAFMQLMKVADDKRAELKIDFVVVIDTEGLRALELVGRATLHHDNELATFVIGLGNMTLINIFGENPAEMQDIIQIAVQAFMRMKKVNLSPSCVFVHQNVGDIAAGEQNMEGKRRLQEKLDEMTQLAAKEEVCNVECFSDVIAFDIQRDVKYFAQLWEGSPPMAPPNPRYSRDVLELKDLIISKASQSGGITLSQFQSSIQDLWDALLNEKFVFSFKNTKEIAVHRKLETEYGKWTWELRCAMLEVENTICQKIENGKLTMVEENIFAALGKNHKNVIIAMEKYFSEDSDKEILIQWKGRFEDNIKSLINDLVKVTTKKLEGVIEQKKALKMLEEKKMDYEDKLFQKSKELALDIKGKEMGKKQQETAFDELWEKWVIDLTKNTQPIQEIDMAHEVTKILTEIHEPSLVYDRIYAQEFPHIRKLGDYTNYLQTFQRKTHFAKLDNLMEKVTATLFLASEDQDAIRVLIQRIMKDSEKKVLSKPISTSIYSSGYSSSYMQEIVRHVRDEVLDFQSNVTKYVFRKEFIVDLSLFVCKQVEVTFSALHREFINRKAAHVQLQAKKSEYYGVFQKYLQGANSTTVLSELICNKLNASISHAIYEQATIDLATDMRACLPELCGNRSNLEKHILKSLADEENFDMFMEYVHYPREHFEKFIKETVKKYVNTQNHPKVTTLIKKTLEHKKKDVVCAMASATTKVTKNKSKEKVKQWITSLSDELSDKLKFTDTFPNEAKTEDITDFDFLEQLIQKGLATITKEFETSLEDTSLLKKELLKRRPEESLIEHLCQCCWVKCPFCQACCTNTIEGHSTDHSIPFHRASGVCGVNFYQTDDLAVDFCQTVVASDRSFRVLDESFLYKEYRTGGPDLSCWSITADLSELPYWKWFICRFKSDLEKHYKKKFQGSGTIPEEWFKFGKKDAIAALEKYI, from the exons ATGGAG AATAAACTTTTTGCGGTTGATGCCAAAGGGAATGAGAAAGAACATTATGACATGAGTGATACTACGTCCAGGGCCATGGGTAACTCAGGTTTCCCATTGAAAAATG TGACACCTCATCTGACAATTGCATTGGTTGGTGACGTTGATGCAGTGACGATTGGAACAGAAAATCTGCTTCTTTACCAAGACGACCTCTATAATGAAGTAGATGAATATTCACAGATTGCATCAAGACTTTATGACTTATCAGGACGACACATCTCTGTCATCAATATGTTGGGCCTTAATGGTGTAGACTTTGAAAAAGCACTGCAAAAACACTTTTGCAGTCAACTTAAGAGAAATAACCAGGACGTCAATGCTTTCCTCTTACTTAAACCACTGGGTCAGCATACCAGTACTGACAGAACTGGACCAGAAAGACTTCAAGAAATACTTGGTGAAAGATATACTGAGTGTGCAGTGAGTCTTTTCACATATGAGAATGTTAAGGAACGAGAGACACTGATTGATGATCTGAAGGGGAAACGTGCTTTCATAGAGCTGATGGAAAAATATGGAGGCCGGTATCACATCTGTAACAAGCTTATGAATGATCCAACGGAAATGTTGTCATTGGTTGAGAAGATCAATTTATTGGTATCTGAAAACAAACTGCATGGCTACACTGTAAAGATGTATGAGGACGAGATACAACGGAGACAAGAGCATCTGAAGGCAAAGGCGAAACACCACAAAGGACAAAGTCTTGAACAAACTGAATCAG GTGAGACAGAGTGTGTTGGTGGAAACGTGTGTGTG GGAGAAGACAAGAAGCAGCATTTTCTTGAAGGAAAACCACATACAGAAGATTCAACAGAAAATAAACTGTCAATTTGTGTTGAAGTAGGGGAGCTCCTGAGCAGGCTTAACCTTCTACGTAGGTATGAAGACAAACTTACAATGGCAGATGTACTGGTCATCAACCCATCCTCACCCCGGCAACAAGAGACACTGACAGAAAAAGAACTTGTTTGGATTTTTCTTCAGAAGATATTGGCAATGGACTACACATGTAGAAGTACTATGGTGAAAGAGTCTAGTGATCACACCCATGTAGAGGACAGTTCTTTTGATGACTTCTTTGAAGAAAACACAACCACTGCAGACAGTGGAAACCTGCAATCTCATGTTCATCCAATGGACCTGCAAATGGCAGTGTTTCATTGCTCAGATACCTTTCTCCAGCAGTACATagtttcaaagttgtcactgtGCCAGTATGCTTTGCCTTTTCTTGTGCCAAATCTGATTACCAAAGAAATTGAATGCCCTTTATGGGCATTCAGGCAGATTAAAAAAAGCTGGAAGTCAACTGATGATTCAAACACAACTACCAGCAAAAGTATGCCAATTTCCCAAGCAAAGACACCAATGGTGGCAGTCTTTAGACTTGGCTCCATCCCCACTTCTAAATCTCAGCTGCTGAGCAACTTGATGAATCCTCGCCATAGCACTTTCTTTCATAGGAACTGCCCGGGTAGCACCAAAAGCAGTCTCCTGATGAATGGTGTTGTGGAGATAGCCTGGTACTGCCCTTCTGGACAGCCCACTGATGCTTTCAATGACTGTGTTGCTTTCTGCAATCTCCATGGTGATGCTGTAGCGAATGAAAAGCATCGTAATATTCTGAGTGAGAGTGCCTCTGTCAACATTGTTCTCATAACAAGTCCAGGGAAAGATGAAAAAACAAAGGCCGTTTTGCAGAAGCTTTTCAAGTCTAATAAACCTCTCATTTGTCTTTTCACTGATGAAAACACTCCTGCCACTGCCATGAAGGGAAAGTACAAAATGGGATTGAGAGACCTAAGTCAGGCCGATGTATCTGAGGCATTGCAGAAGATTATAAGAGAAAGTTTGTCTGGATCTTCATGTACCTTCCAACTTCAGGAAATGGTCAAGAACACTGAAGTCCAAGTGAATGAGAACTATGAGGACTGCCTAACAGGGAAGAATGCTGCACTGAGTATGAAAGGACTTATCAAAGGAATCCAGCTTTCAACCATCAAACAAAATACCCTGCCATGTCAAGGAGAACTCTGGCACAAGTGGTGTGACAAAAATAAAGAGCTCTACCGCCTTACAGGAAACATTGAGATGGAAAATAGCAGGATACAAAAGGAAATGAAGCAAATTCGAAAAGAACAAAAGAAGTGTGCTTTCAGTGAATACCTGCAGCTGTTTGTTGCTAATTTGCAGTCtctgactgggagagaaagattGTTTTTTCTCAAGTGGGTAGGGATCCAGTTGGATGAGCTCTCATCAAATGAGCTTTCACATATTCATCACAAATATAATGAAAAGTGGTCCGAAGTCCTGAATTTGAAGAAGAAACATGTTAAAACAGAACAACTGGCAAACCAACAAAAGGAACTGGAAAATATTTCAGTGGAACTGCTTGCTGCAACTTTCGGCCTTGAGCACCTCTTCAGGGAAATAGGGCAGATTTACGAGGCCTATGCATCTTTAGGAAACGCTGAAGTGGTATGTAACCTTCCTGAACTGGCTGCAGAACTCATGATATCAGGACATCCTGTTGAGCTGATGGATGGTGATGCTGCTCATGTACCCCTAACATGGATCAAAAGTGTTCTGGATCAGGTCATCAAAAAACTGGGTGATCAGAGAGTCTTTGTTCTATCTGTGTTAGGCATTCAAAGCACTGGTAAATCTACCATGCTGAATGCTATGTTTGGACTGCAGTTTGCTGTCAGTGCTGGAAGGTGTACCAGAGGGGCATTCATGCAGTTGATGAAAGTAGCTGATGATAAAAGAGCAGAATTGAAAATTGACTTTGTTGTTGTCATCGACACGGAGGGACTTCGAGCTCTTGAGCTGGTGGGCAGGGCAACCCTCCACCATGACAATGAGCTAGCCACCTTTGTCATTGGCCTTGGAAACATGACCTTGATTAACATCTTTGGGGAGAATCCTGCTGAGATGCAGGACATCATTCAGATAGCTGTCCAGGCCTTCATGAGGATGAAGAAGGTGAATTTATCTCCcagttgtgtgtttgtacatcagAATGTTGGAGATATAGCTGCAGGGGAGCAAAACATGGAGGGGAAAAGGCGCCTACAAGAGAAACTGGATGAAATGACTCAGCTAGCAGCCAAAGAAGAGGTATGTAATGTCGAGTGCTTCAGTGACGTCATTGCATTCGACATTCAAAGAGATGTAAAATACTTTGCCCAGCTTTGGGAGGGAAGCCCACCCATGGCCCCACCAAATCCTAGGTATAGTAGGGATGTTCTGGAGCTTAAGGACTTGATCATCTCAAAAGCATCACAATCAGGTGGCATCACCCTCTCGCAGTTCCAAAGCAGCATCCAAGACTTGTGGGATGCACTGCTAAATGAGAAGTTTGTTTTTAGCTTCAAAAACACAAAAGAAATAGCAGTGCACAGGAAACTTGAGACCGAATATGGAAAATGGACCTGGGAACTTAGATGTGCCATGCTTGAAGTTGAAAACACAATATGCCAAAAGATTGAAAACGGAAAATTGACCATGGTTGAGGAAAATATCTTTGCTGCTTTGGGCAAGAATCACAAAAATGTGATTATAGCAATGGAAAAGTACTTCAGTGAAGACAGTGACAAAGAGATCCTAATACAATGGAAAGGGAGATTTGAAGATAATATCAAGTCACTTATCAACGACCTTGTTAAAGTGACCACAAAAAAGCTAGAGGGAGTTATAGAACAGAAGAAGGCTTTGAAGATGTTAGAGGAGAAGAAGATGGACTATGAAGACAAACTATTTCAAAAGAGCAAAGAACTTGCTTTGGATATAAAAGGAAAGGAAATGGGGAAAAAACAGCAAGAAACTGCATTTGATGAATTATGGGAAAAATGGGTAATCGATTTAACCAAAAACACACAGCCCATTCAAGAGATTGACATGGCACATGAAGTGACCAAAATCCTCACTGAAATCCATGAACCTTCATTAGTATATGACCGGATATATGCTCAAGAGTTTCCTCACATTCGCAAATTGGGTGACTACACCAACTACTTGCAAACATTCCAAAGGAAAACACATTTTGCGAAGTTGGACAACCTAATGGAAAAAGTGACAGCAACTTTATTCTTAGCATCAGAAGATCAAGATGCCATTAGAGTATTGATCCAAAGAATCATGAAGGATTCTGAAAAAAAGGTCCTGAGCAAGCCAATTAGCACAAGTATATATAGCAGCGGCTATAGCAGCAGTTACATGCAAGAAATTGTGCGTCACGTCCGAGATGAAGTTCTGGATTTTCAATCAAATGTTACGAAATATGTCTTCAGGAAGGAGTTTATTGTGGATCTATCCCtctttgtgtgtaaacaagttGAGGTAACATTTTCTGCACTCCACAGGGAATTCATAAATCGTAAGGCGGCTCATGTTCAACTTCAGGCCAAGAAATCAGAATACTACGGTGTTTTTCAGAAATACCTGCAAGGTGCAAATTCAACAACTGTGCTTAGTGAGCTCATTTGTAATAAACTGAATGCATCTATTTCCCATGCTATCTATGAACAAGCTACCATTGATTTGGCAACAGATATGAGGGCCTGTTTACCAGAACTGTGTGGAAACAGATCTAACTTGGAAAAACACATCCTGAAGTCACTTGCAGACGAGGAAAACTTTGATATGTTCATGGAATATGTGCACTATCCAAGGGAGCATTTTGAGAAGTTCATCAAAGAAACGGTTAAGAAGTATGTCAACACACAAAATCATCCTAAAGTAACCACCCTGATCAAGAAGACTTTAGAGCACAAAAAGAAAGATGTAGTATGTGCAATGGCATCTGCCACCACAAAGGTTACAAAAAACAAATCTAAAGAAAAAGTTAAACAATGGATCACAAGCTTGTCGGATGAACTCTCCGATAAACTTAAGTTTACAGACACTTTCCCAAATGAGGCTAAAACCGAAGACATTACTGATTTTGATTTCCTAGAGCAGCTCATTCAGAAAGGTCTTGCTACCATCACCAAAGAGTTTGAAACAAGCCTTGAAGATACAAGTCTTCTAAAGAAGGAGCTACTTAAACGGAGACCTGAGGAGAGTCTTATTGAACACCTTTGTCAGTGCTGCTGGGTCAAGTGTCCCTTCTGTCAGGCCTGCTGTACAAATACCATTGAGGGACATTCAACAGATCATAGTATCCCTTTCCATCGTGCCAGTGGAGTATGTGGGGTAAATTTTTATCAAACAGATGACCTTGCTGTTGATTTTTGTCAGACTGTTGTGGCAAGTGATCGGAGTTTTCGCGTCTTGGATGAATCTTTTCTCTACAAAGAATATCGCACGGGTGGTCCCGATCTGTCTTGCTGGAGCATTACAGCTGACTTATCTGAGCTGCCTTACTGGAAGTGGTTCATCTGCAGATTTAAAAGTGACTTGGAGAAGCATTACAAAAAGAAGTTCCAGGGTAGTGGAACAATTCCTGAGGAATGGTTCAAATTTGGAAAAAAAGATGCAATTGCAGCCCTTGAAAAATACATATGA
- the eif3f gene encoding eukaryotic translation initiation factor 3 subunit F, translating to MSVYGPVVKIHPVVLASIGDSYERRNEGASRVIGTLLGTIEKHSVEVTNCFSVPHNESEDEVAVDMEFAKNMYELHKRVSPTEVIIGWYATGFDITEHSVLIHEYYSREAQNPIHLTVDTALQSGKMNIRAYVSAQMGVPGKTVGVMFTPLSVKYIYYDTERIGVDLLQRTRDSPSHSKGLTSDLSQVGGSAARVQDMLTTVLAYIEDVLSGKVTADNSVGRYLMDLVNKVPKISAEDFETMLNSNINDLLMVTYLSNLTQAQIALNEKLVVL from the exons ATGTCGGTGTACGGGCCAGTGGTGAAAATCCATCCTGTCGTTCTTGCCTCAATTGGTGACTCGTACGAACGTAGGAATGAGGGCGCTAGTCGTGTGATTGGAACATTGCTAG GTACCATTGAGAAGCACTCTGTTGAGGTGACCAACTGCTTCTCCGTCCCCCACAATGAATCcgaggatgag GTCGCAGTGGACATGGAGTTTGCTAAAAACATGTATGAGCTCCATAAGAGGGTATCTCCCACTGAGGTCATCATTGGTTG GTACGCCACAGGGTTTGACATCACAGAACACTCTGTCTTAATCCATGAGTACTACAGCCGGGAGGCCCAGAATCCCATTCACCTGACTGTGGACACGGCTCTGCAGAGTGGCAAGATGAACATCCGTGCCTACGTCAG TGCTCAGATGGGTGTTCCAGGGAAAACGGTTGGTGTGATGTTCACCCCTCTCAGTGTGAAGTACATCTACTATGACACAGAGAGGATAGGCG TGGACCTTCTTCAGAGAACGAGAGATTCTCCCAGCCACAGCAAgggcctgacctctgacctctctcagGTGGGAGGGTCTGCTGCCAGAGTACAGGACATGCTGACTACtgtgttggcctacatagagGATGTGCTT TCTGGAAAAGTGACAGCAGACAACAGTGTGGGACGTTACCTGATGGACCTGGTCAACAAGGTGCCCAAGATCTCAGCCGAGGACTTTGAGACCATGCTCAATTCCAACATCAAT GACTTGTTGATGGTGACCTATCTGTCCAacctcacacaagcacagatcGCCCTGAATGAGAAGCTGGTGGTGCTCTAA
- the kcnj9 gene encoding G protein-activated inward rectifier potassium channel 3 isoform X2, with translation MALENSAFTSQTESLSLPATEKGEEPVDEAKEVTTATGVFNVSEELGHVVTTETAPPSEPPVKVNRSFQSKLAEREATANQHTAKTQVPEKERGRFGWGRSRRKRQRYVEKNGRCNVQHGNMRETYRYLTDIFTTLVDLNWRCSLFVFVMAYATTWLFFGAIWYLIAYVRGDLEHLEDETWTPCVNNVNGFISAFLFSIETETTIGYGHRVITDQCPVGTMLLLLQAILGSMVNAFMVGCMFVKISQPNKRAETLVFSKHAVISLRDDRMCLMFRVGDLRSSHIVGANMRAKLIKSKQTQEGEFIPLDQTDISVGFETGDDRLFLVSPLVISHEIDVHSPFWDMSQGQLQKDDFEIVVILEGMVEATG, from the exons ATGGCCCTGGAGAACTCCGCCTTCACCTCACAGACAgagtccctctctctgcccgcgacggagaagggggaggagcctgtggATGAGGCTAAGGAGGTAACCACGGCCACTGGGGTGTTCAACGTGTCCGAAGAACTGGGACATGTAGTCACTACGGAGACAGCCCCACCCTCCGAGCCCCCCGTTAAGGTCAACCGATCGTTTCAGTCCAagctggcagagagggaggcaacAGCCAATCAGCACACAGCAAAGACTCAGgtgccagagaaagagaggggccgATTTGGCTGGG gCCGCAGCAGGCGCAAGCGCCAGCGCTACGTGGAGAAGAACGGCCGATGTAACGTGCAGCACGGGAACATGCGCGAAACCTACCGCTACCTGACCGACATCTTCACCACTCTGGTGGACCTCAACTGGCGCTGCTCACTGTTTGTCTTCGTCATGGCCTACGCCACCACCTGGCTCTTCTTTGGTGCCATATGGTACCTGATAGCGTATGTTAG GGGAGACCTGGAGCACCTGGAGGACGAGACGTGGACCCCCTGCGTCAACAACGTCAACGGCTTCATCTCTGCCTTCCTTTTCTCCATTGAGACCGAGACCACCATCGGCTACGGCCACCGCGTCATCACCGACCAGTGTCCAGTAGGCACCATGCTGTTACTGCTGCAGGCCATACTGGGATCCATGGTCAATGCCTTCATG GTGGGCTGCATGTTTGTGAAGATCTCCCAGCCCAATAAGCGTGCGGAGACGCTGGTCTTCTCCAAGCACGCCGTCATCTCCCTGAGGGACGACCGCATGTGCCTCATGTTCCGTGTAGGCGACCTCCGCAGCTCCCACATCGTGGGCGCCAACATGAGGGCCAAGCTCATCAAGTCCAAACAGACTCAGGAAG GTGAGTTTATCCCTTTGGACCAGACAGATATCAGTGTGGGTTTTGAGACAGGCGACGACCGTCTGTTCCTTGTATCGCCTTTGGTCATCTCCCACGAGATTGACGTCCACTCCCCATTTTGGGACATGTCCCAGGGCCAGCTGCAGAAAGATGACTTTGAGATTGTGGTCATCCTGGAGGGCATGGTGGAAGCCACAGGTTAG
- the kcnj9 gene encoding G protein-activated inward rectifier potassium channel 3 isoform X1: MALENSAFTSQTESLSLPATEKGEEPVDEAKEVTTATGVFNVSEELGHVVTTETAPPSEPPVKVNRSFQSKLAEREATANQHTAKTQVPEKERGRFGWGRSRRKRQRYVEKNGRCNVQHGNMRETYRYLTDIFTTLVDLNWRCSLFVFVMAYATTWLFFGAIWYLIAYVRGDLEHLEDETWTPCVNNVNGFISAFLFSIETETTIGYGHRVITDQCPVGTMLLLLQAILGSMVNAFMVGCMFVKISQPNKRAETLVFSKHAVISLRDDRMCLMFRVGDLRSSHIVGANMRAKLIKSKQTQEGEFIPLDQTDISVGFETGDDRLFLVSPLVISHEIDVHSPFWDMSQGQLQKDDFEIVVILEGMVEATGMTCQARSSYLADEVQWGHRFSPMMSLAEGFFDIDYGAFHHTFEVATPTCSAHELSLAAARLEAHLYWSISSRLDEEPALTSQSGKQLDSGSANGKGGVGPTFIVGEITGIEEQSGPGELNGCVTTDQSESVA; encoded by the exons ATGGCCCTGGAGAACTCCGCCTTCACCTCACAGACAgagtccctctctctgcccgcgacggagaagggggaggagcctgtggATGAGGCTAAGGAGGTAACCACGGCCACTGGGGTGTTCAACGTGTCCGAAGAACTGGGACATGTAGTCACTACGGAGACAGCCCCACCCTCCGAGCCCCCCGTTAAGGTCAACCGATCGTTTCAGTCCAagctggcagagagggaggcaacAGCCAATCAGCACACAGCAAAGACTCAGgtgccagagaaagagaggggccgATTTGGCTGGG gCCGCAGCAGGCGCAAGCGCCAGCGCTACGTGGAGAAGAACGGCCGATGTAACGTGCAGCACGGGAACATGCGCGAAACCTACCGCTACCTGACCGACATCTTCACCACTCTGGTGGACCTCAACTGGCGCTGCTCACTGTTTGTCTTCGTCATGGCCTACGCCACCACCTGGCTCTTCTTTGGTGCCATATGGTACCTGATAGCGTATGTTAG GGGAGACCTGGAGCACCTGGAGGACGAGACGTGGACCCCCTGCGTCAACAACGTCAACGGCTTCATCTCTGCCTTCCTTTTCTCCATTGAGACCGAGACCACCATCGGCTACGGCCACCGCGTCATCACCGACCAGTGTCCAGTAGGCACCATGCTGTTACTGCTGCAGGCCATACTGGGATCCATGGTCAATGCCTTCATG GTGGGCTGCATGTTTGTGAAGATCTCCCAGCCCAATAAGCGTGCGGAGACGCTGGTCTTCTCCAAGCACGCCGTCATCTCCCTGAGGGACGACCGCATGTGCCTCATGTTCCGTGTAGGCGACCTCCGCAGCTCCCACATCGTGGGCGCCAACATGAGGGCCAAGCTCATCAAGTCCAAACAGACTCAGGAAG GTGAGTTTATCCCTTTGGACCAGACAGATATCAGTGTGGGTTTTGAGACAGGCGACGACCGTCTGTTCCTTGTATCGCCTTTGGTCATCTCCCACGAGATTGACGTCCACTCCCCATTTTGGGACATGTCCCAGGGCCAGCTGCAGAAAGATGACTTTGAGATTGTGGTCATCCTGGAGGGCATGGTGGAAGCCACAG ggatgACCTGCCAAGCACGGAGCTCCTACCTAGCTGATGAGGTACAGTGGGGTCACAGGTTCAGCCCTATGATGTCTTTGGCCGAAGGCTTCTTTGACATTGACTACGGTGCCTTCCATCACACATTTGAG GTGGCCACACCTACCTGCTCAGCACACGAGCTCTCATTGGCCGCAGCTCGCTTGGAGGCTCACCTTTATTGGTCCATCTCCAGTAGGTTGGACGAAGAACCTGCTCTGACAAGCCAGTCAGGGAAGCAGCTAGACAGCGGCTCAGCCAATGGAAAAGGAGGGGTGGGGCCAACTTTTATTGTTGGGGAAATCACTGGAATTGAAGAGCAATCAGGACCAGGGGAGTTGAACGGCTGTGTCACCACTGACCAGTCAGAATCAGTGGCCTAA